The Salvia miltiorrhiza cultivar Shanhuang (shh) chromosome 2, IMPLAD_Smil_shh, whole genome shotgun sequence DNA window TTTGCCCCCTTCAACAGATAATATATATTTGGAACGTGATCGCACTATGCttgaaaaattatcaaaatgaTGCAATGATGTAATATCCATAGTTGTACAGTTTGTCCATCTCAATGTAGACACTAATATATGAATACCATCTACAAGACGAATATGTCTAACATGATATTTTGCATGGTGTAACATTCCACCTCAAAATAGTTCATATGTATCTTTTATAACTTTTCTTGTGGCCAAACATTAAAGATTTGGTCCCAACTCCCAAGGTTAATGTGTGACTGTTTGAAGGTAATTGAAAATATCTTGAATCTCCGGCGTTTGCATCTTCCTCAATAAGTTGCTCAATCTCAACCTATCCTTTCAGTCATGCCGACTGAACTAAGTTAAGATCTGCTGTAAAGCCTAGTTATAATATTATAAGaagattttatattttctaaCAATACCACAAGCACACATTTTCCAATCCATAAATGTACTCTGCAATAAGCAGATCCAGACATTTATATGGTCTTACTGCATCCTTGAATTCCCACATCAGAGATGAACTAATCTAGTTAGACTATTACGGTTTGACAACACCTATAGGCAAGCTACTTCCTTGTAACCTAGCATATGGAttcttttttttgtatttatctGTGGTCAACTATGTCAATCTTTCAATAGAACACCTtatctatttctttctttctttttctttttcttttttcattcttgtttctTTTAAAAGAAGGGGGTGGGGCACTGCCCGCCAAGTGATTATGAATACAGGGCTGCCAAAATTAGATTACGGATAGCTGATGCCTGTTATGCATTAAGAATAACAACAAAAGGAATCTAAAGTATAGTACTGATTTCAGAAAGAAGTTCCACGCGAACATGAGCTGCATAGATTATAGAACTCACCTAATGAATTGTCTTTTACATCTCTGAACCGGTAGGTGTAGGGAAAGACTGCAGTGTATGGCTGCAAATATATGCATAGTTACTTTCAGAGATAAACTGTCACCAGAATCACGTAAAGATTGGATCAaatgttcttattttttctGGAAAGAGAGAACAAATTAAACTTACAGGGTTTGTTAAAGCTTTACAGGGAGTATCATCTAATAAAAGTGTATTTGATTCGTTATACACTCCCCTCTCCCATGGGAGACCAGGCTCACATTTATCCCATAACTTTTTAAGTTTCTTCAAGAGAAGAGGCTTGTTTTTTTTCTCAACAGTATAGTAACCTGTATCAGTGCAGTGCGATTGATCCTGTAAAAGGGGTTTCTAGTTAGATAGAGCAAAAATACTTTAAGATTATCAGCAATGGATAATTTCATTATGTATCCACATTATAATTACAATTATATGAAAGAAAGTAATCCATGCATTTCGTAAAGAGGCAGAATAAGTATATTTACAACCGTCAATATGTCCAAATGATTCTTAAAGAGATAACGCcatcatttttttaatcaacATATCAGAAGAAATCTGATTTTAACAGACAAAAAACAGGCTAATAGCATCTCAAAAGGCAGGGAACAGGTTTCACCTACACCCTCAGCCCATTAAATCCTCCTGTTAGTTACCTTTTCATTTTAGAAGAGAGCATGTTACTTTCTAACATGTGCGAGGTTCTCTGTTTATAGAGATTACTACCATAAATATAGGTCTTAACATCTTATGATCTtaataagtatttattcatGTATTGGACAGACATGGAAACAATTATTCGCCGAGTCCAATGAACATATGCCCTCTAAAAACAAAGTTCTGGATGCAAAATGAAATATTCTAACTGCAAATACACCTTGGTTTAAAAAAGCGCGCTTAAGCGCAAAAAAGCGCGCGCTTTTGGTGAAGCGCAGCTGTGGGCTTTTTTCTGGGCGAAGCGCGCTCACCTACACGAAGCGCCGAAAAGCGCACAAAAGCGCACAAAGCGCAGAAAAGCGCAAAGCGCAGAAAAGCGGGCTTTTAGTATGTTAGGGTtaggtttttaaattttaaaaaaactaggttttatttcataaaatcaaagGCTTGCCTCCAGCGTCCAGCCGTCTTCTCCCATCCCTCTCGCGTCCTGCCGTCGCGCGCCGCCGCCTGCCGTCGCGCGCTGCCGCCTGCCGTCGCGCGCCGCCTCCAGCCCGCCGCCGTCGTCGCCAGCTGTCCGCCGGTCATCGTCCAAGGTAAAGTTTTCAGTTTTCCTTCATTTTTTGTTCGGTTTTTTCAAGTTTGTTTTTTTActgtcagtttttttttttggtttttgggtCATTGTTTAAAGTTTTCGATTTTTCCTTTTGTTTACTTTTTCCTTTTGTTCagttttttaatttcatttttgggtgctgaattttttaaaatgaaccTTTAAACAAGTAGCATCATGTAATGTGACTTCAAATGAATTTTTCCAGTTCAgttttttaaaatgaatttttcGGTCATTGTCCagttttctgttttttttaaataaattctgattttttttattttttttttcagttttttaatGACTTCAAATAGTTCACAAGTAGCATCATCAACGGATGGAGATGATCCAGCTAAAAGATATGAGGTTGGGGAGGAGATGGAAGAGGACATTGGTGAAGACAAAGATGATGAAGGAGATGGGGATGATGCACTTAATGATGAtgatttttgattagttgctTGAGATTTGATTGAACTTTTAGACTTGCGTACTTTAAACTTAAGTATTTgtgtgttttaatttttaaattaagtaTTTGTGTGTTTAAGTATTTGTGGTTTTAAGTATTTGTGTTTTTTGCTATAAAATATATTGTAggtaaatatattagaattttttaggtTTTAGCGCGTTTTGCCTACGAAAAGCCCGCGCTTTCACCAAAAGCCCGCGCTTTAAGCCCCGGGGCAGTTTGCGCTTCGGTGCGCTTCACGCTTTTTTAAACCAAGAAATACACTTACACAAGCATGCATGCTTAAAACATCTTCAAGTCAAGGATATACCAAATCTTACAATATATGACTAATTTACCAAAAACTATGAAAGTGTCCCACTAGCACTCTCTATTGAGTATGATTAGTCATGCAGTTTTTTGAAAGACCGGCTAAAAAATGCCTAGAATTAGAAGGCTCCTAGTTTCTTTCCTCCAAATGTTATGTCGGAGGTTCTAAATCCATTTATTAGCCGTTCCGTTGTCATGCAATTTCTGCTGTTGTTTACTTTGGAGCTTGAGTCTCTTGTTAAGAAACACGAAAGCTTTTTAGTTTTACTTTATGGTAATTAGACACTTGCATAACTACAGTTATGTAAGATATTCAAGCATTCATATAATCatatatttcatcttttttacaatgaaaagagAAAATCCCCGAAGTGTGATATTAAGTTATTTCCATTGCTTTTATCATACTTTCAATGAAACACAAAGTAGAAATTCCAATGCAGTTTGGTTTACTTTCAAGCGAATATATAAATGCAGCATACACGGACAGGCAACCAAGAAATGGACACAGATACATGTGCAGGCAACCAAGAAATGGACATAGATGCACATAAAGGCATACTTCTAAGCTTCAAAATACAGGCCACTGCCAGATTCAAGTCCTGTCTCATGCTTTCCATGCCAAGAAATTAAATTCCAGAAAACTCAAAGAACAAAACAAAGTGATACAGAAAATGACTTACCCAATAAAAAAGCAACCTCGACTTATTATTCCctaaaagaaattcaagaagtGGCTCCATGTTTCTTCTGCAAAGGTTCCATCAGTGCACATGGCACATTAGAATAGGTCACGGACTTTCCAAGAACACAAAAAGAATAAATAAGTAATATATATTACGAGGAACTTATAGGAAATTTTGATGTGGGGAGAGAGAACTTAATCATGAAAATGCAAAGGTTGAAAAGTACTTGGTTCTTGAAGTCCAAAAACCCACATTGAACTTCTCAAAGCAAAAGTCCAGAAAATCATTACAGTGAGGCCTCCGAAAAACtgatagaaaaagaagaagaatgtcAGAAAAGTAGTCGAGCAGCATTAGAAGCAACAACTTACAACTGATTATTGTACCTGCTTTCTTCATTATTATATCATCTGGATCACAATTGTAAGGTACAAATGAGCATATATCAAGAAGCAACCCATTCAAATCAAGAACGAGAAGCTTCTTCTGCATGTAACCAGTAAATGCTCTATCAACTGGGACAATTATGGTTTCACAAACAACACCTTGTGTATCATCCAAGGAAAGATCATCATGTGATGCCACAGACTGTTCCTCATGGTATAATGGAGTAACCTCACCTGATGCATCACCATCAACCACACTAGTAATTTCCTTGGCCTCATCATGCAGTTCTTCCAGGTGATCGCTTACTGGCATACCAGCATCACAAGACTTACTTTTCATCATTGCATGCGTAGAGTTATTCAAGGAAGTGTTTAGAATTTCTGAAGAGCAATGTAAAGATTCATCCAGTGACATCTGAACAACCTCTGCAGAAATCCCATCCTCAAACGCCTCCTTTTTCTCACTCATAGCAACCCCTGCAGAAATCCCATCCTCAAACACCTCCGTTTTCTCACTCATACTTGAAGAAAAGCGATGTGGCACAGATTTAAATTCAATAGGCTGAACCAAAGAATGATTTTCGATAATTTGGCTCACATTACCCAAGGATAAATCATCCCCCTCACTGAAAGATTCAAGATCTGTTCTTGGAAGATCAGATAGGTCTGCCTTCTTCAGTCTTTTCCTCGGTTGATAAGTAACTATATCCTTTGCATCTTCACGAATCTCCTTATTCCCAACGATGTCATTCTTTTCCTGAGCCAGACTCATATTGACATTGCAGCTAATTGATTCAGCCCCACCTTGGACAGAGTTCATGTGTGTGCTTAATTCGCTTCTGCTGCGTCCATTACAAGGTACAAATATTCCATGGAAGGTGAAGCAACCCCCTACAGAATCATAACTCTTGTTCTATAACCCCAGAAAAACAATGCACCTGCATAATTCAGCACCATTTTCAACCTTTTGGCAAGTAACAGAAGAAACAGATTTGTAAATAAACAGATTAGATAAAGCTACAACGAAAAAACCGGCCTCCCTCACTTGGTTTATTCGGTTTTCACATAGGTCAAAACCCATAAGCACCTATTAATTTCTCAGTATCAACCCATTAATTCTGTTGGTCAATTTCATCACATCTCAAACAAACTGAAGCAAATCCTAAATAGCAAAAAGGATACGTCTAAGCATATCGAGCTAGGAAAAAGTGGTCCGATATGCAATTACAAAATTAACTTGCAAAAACTCTAAAATATGCTCCCTTCCAGCTGATTTATTCTATCTCCATTTGCAACTCTAAGAATGCCCTAAAAGTTCCATAAGCTCTGTTTGTTTATTTCGCACTCAATAACCCAAAAGCTCAATCTACGATACCAACTAATTGAGTTTAAACTTCATTCAGTATGAGCTCAATCTACAGAAGCTAGTCGCAGAAGAATGTTTAAATAAATGACAACAGAATGAGCTGAACTAACAGAAAACGAATAGAGCAGAATGCTCAAATAAATGTCAACGCAGTGAGCTAAATCTAACTTCTCACCAAATAATCCGAGaagaaaatttaaatgaatGATAACACAATGGGCTCAAGTTAACATCATACAGCTCAATCCAAACGGAACGCCAACTAATCAGCATGAAACTTATCGCAGCATCTCCGACGCCAAATACTGAAGCAAAAGCCTAATAACAATACAATTCGGAATAACCTATTGCTAGAAGAGAAAAGGCCCCAATTGAAGTCGAGGAATCATAAAATCGTATTCCAGAACATTCGCAATTTTACAGAAATGCAGCACAGGAGATGCAGAAGAAATCAAATTGAAAGAGATCGAAAAAATACCGCGAAAGCAGAACTTGGCAATAgcagagagagtgagagagagagaagaaatggGTGTGGTTGTGTTGTGCGGCAGAGAAGAGTAACCTAGGACGCTTGTATTACACTTTTACTTAGCTTTGTTTGGTATTGGTAGGGACAAAACAAAAGGAAACTGAAAAGTAGAAGGTTTCCATTTTCGACAAATATCAatccttcttctttttctgtttttttaaggaaaattcTGTACTTGTATTATACCTCTTCCGCCCGCAGTgtcctactttcctttttgagttatATCACAATAAATGtcttctttttaaaataaaaaagtggaTCCATTACTTTTAactttttacttttcaattatttctatttttattttgtgaattttaattttatttctcgcacaaaataaaaatagactctattatttctttttattttttatactctTTAATTATACTCATTTAAATTTTCATGCTTCAATTGCACCTAGTGCTATTCCATTCAATAGGTGACTCCAATGGTGATTTCCAAATATTGGAAACCATATTTTACGTTATTGGAGAAACAAGaaattagttttaaaaaaatcaagaaattatTTCTCAATTAGAAACTTTCAAGTTTCTACCGCCTTTCTATAGGCTCCTTCTGACGCATCACAATTCcaaatcacatttttttttaatattttttagtgctcgtttggttcaagtagaggaatgaaaag harbors:
- the LOC131008789 gene encoding uncharacterized protein LOC131008789; this encodes MNSVQGGAESISCNVNMSLAQEKNDIVGNKEIREDAKDIVTYQPRKRLKKADLSDLPRTDLESFSEGDDLSLGNVSQIIENHSLVQPIEFKSVPHRFSSSMSEKTEVFEDGISAGVAMSEKKEAFEDGISAEVVQMSLDESLHCSSEILNTSLNNSTHAMMKSKSCDAGMPVSDHLEELHDEAKEITSVVDGDASGEVTPLYHEEQSVASHDDLSLDDTQGVVCETIIVPVDRAFTGYMQKKLLVLDLNGLLLDICSFVPYNCDPDDIIMKKAVFRRPHCNDFLDFCFEKFNVGFWTSRTKRNMEPLLEFLLGNNKSRLLFYWDQSHCTDTGYYTVEKKNKPLLLKKLKKLWDKCEPGLPWERGVYNESNTLLLDDTPCKALTNPPYTAVFPYTYRFRDVKDNSLGPGGDLRVYLEGLAEAENVQEYVKQNPFGQRPITEKNLSWGYYRKVIAANSTPPRQTDTGNP